CGGCAGTCCTCCTGACGCCGGCGGGCCCCCCGCCGGCACCGTCAGCCGTGCCTCAGCCGCCCAGGTGGCGGGTGAGGAAGGCGACGCTGCCGGTGACCAGCGGGGTGACGTCCGGGGCGCCCAGGAAGATGTGGTCGGCGCCCTCCACCGGCTCCAGCAGGCACTCGCCCCCGGCCGCCCGCAGCGCCGTGTCGAGCGCCTCGCTCTGGCTGTACGGGACCACCCCGTCCCGCGTGCCGTGGACCAGCAGGAACGGCGGCGCGCTCGCGCCGTCGACGGCGTACGTCACCGGGCTCGCCGCGCGGGCCAGCGCCGGCCGCTCCGCCTCCGTGCCGCCCAGCAGCGCGTCGTACGGGTCGGGGAACTCCACCCCCGGCGGCATCGGCGGCAGGGGGTGCCCGCGCAGCGAGACCAGGTCGGAGACCCCGTACCAGTCGACGACGGCCCGTACCGAGGTATCGCCCTCGCCGACGCCTTCGGTGCCCTCCAGGGCGGTGGCACCGGGGCTGTGCGGACCGGTCAGCCCGGCGAGTGCGGCCAGGTGGCCGCCGGCGGACTCGCCCCAGACGGCGATCCGGTCCGGGTCGATGCCGAAGACGCCGGCGAACCTGCGGACGTAGCGGATCGCGGCCTTCACGTCGTGCAGCTGCGCCGGGAACGGGGCCTCGAGGCTGTGCCGGTAGTCGATGGAGACCAGGGCCAGCCCGGCCTCCAGCACCGTGCCGTGCAGCAGCTCGGCGGGGACGGTCGGCGGCGGGTAGCGCCGGTCGCCCTCCAGCCAGCCGCCGCCGTGGATCCAGACCACGGCCGGGAGCGGCCCCTCCGCGGCGGGTACCCGGACGTCCAGCAGCCGCGGCCGGTAGCCGGGCCGGGTCGCGTAGGTGACCCCGTCGAAGCGGCGTACGCCGTTCTCCGCCACCACGGGCGGCACGGGAGCCCGGAAGGGAGGGGGCGGCCAGCTCATGTCGAGCCCGGCCGGGGGCGATTGCGTCATTGCGGCCCTTTCGCGCGGCGGATGCACTCGTCTGACTACCGTCTTGTTACACGTGTAACACGACTGTAGTCAGACGCGCCCCCGGCCACAAGGCGGCCGCACGCCCAGGTACGCGGTCCTCGGCGAACGGGTGACATGCGGGCCGTATCGGGCCGTGGCACCCTGTTGAACAGGTCTCGGGTCCTCGGCAGAAGGCAGCCGCGATGAACGGAGCGCGCCGTGGGAAATCCGATCCTCCCCGGGGCGCTGCGGCGCCGCATGGCCGCCTGCTGCGCCGCCCTGCTGTTGGTGGTGCTCGCCTCCGGTACGGGTGCCCGCGCGGCCCCCTCGCCGTCCCCCTCCCCGGCGCCGTGGCCGTCGGGGGCGGGTGATCCGGGCGCGCTCGACCCGCGCATCGGGGAGATCATGCGCAAGCCCGAGTACCGCCATGCCCAGTGGGGGCTCCTCCAGACCGAACCGGCCAACGGCCGGGTGCTGCACAGCCTGTTCCCCGGGCAGTTCTTCATACCGGGATCCACCGCGAAGCTGTTCCCCGTCTCCGGCACCTGGCAGACCCTGGGCGCGGACCACCGCTTCGTGACCCCCGTCCACGCGGTCGGGCAGCGCAGCGGATCCACGCTGACCGGCGACCTCGCCCTCGTCGCCCAGGGCGACCTCACCCTCGGCGGCCGGACCCGCCCCGACGGCACGGTCGCGTACACCGACCTCGACCACACCTACGCCAACGACTTCCCGGGGGCCACCCTCACCCCGGAGAACCCCCTGGCCGGGATCGACGAGCTCGCCCGCCAGGTGCGCGGCTCCGGCATCACCCGCGTCGACGGCGACGTGGTCGTGGACAGCCGGCTCTTCGCCCCCGACCCGGAGCTCGTGCCCGCCCCGACCCCGCTCATCGTCAACGACAACCTCATCGACCTGCTGACCACGCCCGGGGACCGGGCGGGCGCGAACGCCCGGCTGGACTGGCGGCCGAAGGTCGCGCCGTACGAGGTCACGTCCACGGTGAAGACCGTCGCGGCCGGGAAGCCGACGGACATCACGGTGACGGCCGCCGGGGGCGGCACCCGCATCCGGCTGTCCGGCACGATCGCCGCGGACGCCAAGCCGCTGCTGCGCACCTCCCCCATCACGGACCCGGCCGCCTTCGGCCGGACCGCGCTGATCGAGGCCCTCGACCGGGCCGGGGTGAAGGTCACCGCCGTCGCGACGGGCCCCAACCCGGTCGCCCGGCTGCCGCGCGACTACGCCGGCCGGCCGCGCGTGGCCGCGTACACCTCGCGCCCGTACGAGCAGTACGCCAAGCTCATCCTCAAGGTCAGCCACAACCTGGGCGCCAACCTGGACATCTGCCTGCTGGCCGTCAGCGCCGGCAGCCACCAGTGCGCCGACGGCTTCCCGGTGCTCGCCGGGTTCCTGGACCGGGTGGGCGTCGACCGCGAACAGGTGCAGCTCATGGACGGCCGGGGCGGGAACCCCGCCGACCGGGCCACGCCCCAGGCGCTGGTGCAGATGCTGGCGTACTGGCAGGGCACCCCGGACGCGCGGCGGTTCCGGGAGGCCCTGCCCATCCTCGGTGTCGACGGTCTGCTGGCCGAGAACTGCCGCGGCTGCCCGGCGCGCGGGAAGGTGTTCGCCAAGACCGGCGCGGCCGTCGGAGGCGACGCCCTCAACGACCGGCTCGCCGTCGGCGCCATCACCATCGCCGGCTACCTCGACAAGGGCGGCGGCCGCTTCGACCCCTTCTACGCAGGCGTCACCGGCGCGGCCACCCCGAGCGCCGACATCGCCGGCGTCGTGGCCATCGCCAACGACCTCGCCCTGATCTCCGCCTACCTCCAGGAATCCCGCTGACCCCGCCGCTCTCGACTCTCGACGTCCTGACCTCGGGCTGACGGTGCCTACAATGCTCGAATGATCTTCATTGTGGTGAAATTCTCCGTCAAGCCCGAATACGTCGACCAGTGGCCCGAGATGGTCGCGGAGTTCACCCGCGCCACCCGCGCCGAGCCCGGCAACCTGTGGTTCGAGTGGTCCCGCAGCCTCGAGGAGCCGGACAGCTACGTCCTGGTCGAGGCGTTCCAGGACGGCGCCGCGGAGGCGCACGTGACCTCCGAGCACTTCCGGACCGCGCTGGAGACCATGCGTCCCCTGGTCGCCCGTACGCCCGACATCGTCAGCACCACCATCGAGGGCGCCACCGGCTGGAGCCGGATGGGCGAGCTCCAGGTCGACTGACCGCGGCTCGCGGTCTTGACCGGCCGTTCATCATGGACGGTATGACGACCGGATCCCGTGCTCGTTCGTTCAGTTCCGCGGCCGCGCGGTACGCCGACCACCGGCCCTCCTATCCGGCCGCGCTCTTCGACGCCGTCGAGGAGATGGCCGGCTTCCCGCTGGCCGGGGCCCGGGTCGCCGATGTCGGCGCGGGGACGGGGATCGCGAGCGCCCTCCTGCACGCGCGCGGCGCCCGGGTCGTGGCGGTGGAACCCGGCGACGGCATGGCCGCGGAATTCCGCCGCCGCAACCCGGGCGTCGCGGTGGTCCGCGGCGACGGCAACCGGCTGCCGCTGGCCACGGCGGGCACCGACCTGCTCACCTACGCCCAGTCCTGGCACTGGACGGACCCCGCCCGGTCCGCTCCCGAGGCCCTGCGCGTCCTGCGGCCCGGGGGCGCGCTGGCCGTCTGGTCCAACGATCCGGACACCGGGGTGGACTGGATCGCCGCCCAGCAGGCCCGTATCGAGAAGCGCTTCGGCCCGGGCTGGTACATCAACGAAGGGGCCCGGTCGCAGTACGGCCTGCGCTTCACCACCCGTCCGCTGCGCTGGTCGCGCCGGGTCCCCGTGGACGTCCACCTCGCCAAGCTGTCCACGCATTCGCTGTTCCTCGTCGGCGAACCGGGCACGGACGAGTTCCTCGCCGCCGAGCGCGCACACCTGACCGCCCTCTTCCCCGAAGGCCTGCTCTGGGAGCACTACACCGTCACCCTCGGCCTCGCCGTCCGCCCTGCCGGGTCGTGAGCCTGCTCCCATCGGGGGTATTCCGGCCGCCGAGCCGGTTCGCGGCGGGCATCCGGGGCTGCGCCGGCCGACACTCGTAGCGCCCTGACACCGGGCGGCACGGGAAAGGACGGCACGTGTTCAGCGACACCAAGGCATTCAGCGGGTTCGCCGTGGACGACCTCGAGCGGGCGCGGGAGTTCTACGGCCGGACCCTCGGCCTGCGGGTCACCGAGGAGCACGGGATGCTCACCCTCCACATCGCCGGCGGCACCGAGATCCTCGTCTACCCCAAGGAGAACCACACACCAGCCGGCTTCACCCTGCTCAACTTCCCGGTCGAGGACATCGACACGGCCGTCGAGGAGCTGACCCGGCGCGGTGTCCGCTTCGAGCGGTACCCGGAGTTCGAGCAGGACGACAAGGGCGTCTTCCGCCATGAGGGGCCGCCGATCGCCTGGTTCACGGACCCGGCCGGCAACGTCCTCTCCGTGCTCCAGACCGCGTAGGACGCGGAAGGCCCCGGTCTCCGTGAGGAGGCCGGGGCCTTCGATCGAGCGCTGGGCAGGCCTTGCACCTGCATTCCCCCACGGGAAGTGGGGTGTCTTTCCTTGGACCACCAACGCCGGGCCCGCCGTCGTGATTCACGGCCGCGAGCTCGAGATCAACTATACGGCACGTCGGCGGCCCGGTGAGCCGGGGGCGTACGGGCCCCCTCAGAACCAGTTGACGGTCAGGGCGAAGGCGGTGCCCGCGGTGGCTCCGGCGGTGTCGGTCGCGGTGGCGGTGACCTGCACCGTGCCGCTGCTCCAGGGCTTGCCGGTGATACGGCCGGAGGCGCTGTCGAGGGTCAGGCCCCAGGGCAGGCCGGTGACGGCGAAGCGGACGGGCTGCTTACCGCCGGTGGTGGTGAGCTGGATGGTGCAGGACTGGTTGAACTTGCAGGTCTGCGGCCCGGGGTTGGTGAGCCTCAGGTCGCCGGGGGTGGGGGTAGGGGTGGGGGTGGGGGTGGGCGTCGGCGTGGGCGTCGGGGTCGGGGTGGTGCCGCAGGCCGGGGTGGCTTCCGGGGGTAGGGGGACCTGCCAGATCTGGGTGTCGTTCTCCGAGCCGACGAGCAGGTGCGCGCAGTCGGCGTACGTCACCGTCTCGCCCTGCGACTGGGCGGGCAGGGCGACGTCGGCGAGCTTGACCCCCGCGGTGTCGTACACGGAGGCCGTGTTGGCCCCCAGCGGCCCTCCGCTGCGCAGTGTGTAGGAGGCACCCGTCGGGGAGAACGCCCCGTCGGTGGCGAAGACGGGGGCGGGCCGGACCGCGGTGAGGGTGTTGACCTGACCGGTCACCGGCGGGAGCGGGGCCTGGTACAGCTGGCCCGCGGCTCCGATCAGCTTGCTGGCCACGAAGATCCGGCCGCTGACCGGGTCGGCGAGCAGGGACTCCGCGTCGTGCTTGCCGTCCGCGTAGGCGAAGCGGTACGTCACCGGGGTCACCGTGGCGTTCACGAGCTGCTCGGGCTCGGCGAAGCTGTGCACGGTGATCTCCGCGCGGCCGCTGAAGTTGTCCCCGATGTCGCCGACCAGGACGGCCGGGCCGCCCGAGGCGTCCTTGCCGATCGCCAGGCCCTCCCAGTCGGTGTTGCCGACGCCGGAGACGGTGAGCGTGGCCTTGAGCACGCCGGCGGCGCCGGTGCAGTCGATCGCGAAGACCTGGTTGGTGTTGCCGCTGTCGTTGACGGCGTAGAAGACGCCGGGGTGTCTGCGGCTCATCGCGAGTCCGCTGATCTCCGTCATGCCTCCGGGCAGGGTGCACTTCTTCTCGGGGGCCAGGGCGACGGTCCGGGCGCCGGGTGCCGGGGAGGCGGTGGCGGGCGCCGGGGAGGCGGTGGCGTCCGCCATCCAGGCCACCGCGGGCAGGAGCGTGGCGAGGGCCGCGGTCGCGAGGGCGGCGGCCCGTGGAGGTGTCAGGAGTCGGGGCATGCGGACCATGGGAGGCGGCCTCGGCGGGCAACACCAGCCCCGGACACCGCCCGTTCGAGCATCGTTCAATGCCGCCCCGGCATGTCCGGCCCAGCGCACCGGCCCCGCGCACCGGCCCAGCGCGCGGACGCGGCGTACGGGTTCAGCGCACCGGCTCCCGTACCGGCGCCTTGTGCCCGGCGTGCGCGATGAAGGCCCGTGCGGCGCGGCTCAGCGGCCGCCGGGCGTGCGCGATGCCCACCGGCCGCAGCAGGGGCGGGGTGAAGGAACGGATCTCCGCCCTGCTGCCGAAGGCCCTCGACACCACGTCCCGGTACCAGATGAGGGAACCGCGGCCGTCCGTCACTCCCGTCACCCAGGCGAGGCGTTCGTCGACCTCCAGGGAGGGCACGGGGCGCACGCCCATGGAGCTGAACATGGCCTCCATCTCGGTGCGGCGGCCGGTCCCGGGGGTGGGCAGCACCATGGGGAGACCGTCGAGCATGCGCAGCGGGACGGGGTGGGGCAGCCGGGTGCCGATCGGTGAGATCAGCACCACCTCGCGCTCCTGGATGAAGTGCGTGGACAGCTCCTTGTCGACGGGCAGGTCGACCAGCGCGAGTTCGGCCCGTCCCTGGGTGAGTTCCTCGACGAGGGCCTCGCGGCTGTCGTGCTGCCGGAGGCGGACGTCCACGCCGGGGTGGCGTTCGGTGAAGCCGGCGATCAGGTCGGTGGCCAGGTCGAGCGCGAGGGTGGGTGTGGTGACGAGGGTGAACGCCGCCCGGGAGTCCTTGCCGTGCGGGGTGCCGATGTCGTCGATGGCCTCCACCGCGTTGAGCACGGTACGGGCCAGCCGGACGACCCGGGCCCCCTCCGGCGTGAGGTCCACCCCCCTTCCCCGGCGTGCCAGGAGTTCGACGCCCAGGTCGCGTTCCATGGCCTGGACCGCGCGGGACAGGGCCGACTGCGCGACGAACACCGAGGCGGCGGCGCCGGTGATGGACCGGCAGTCGGCGACGGCGACGAGGTAGCGAAGTTGCGCGAGTGTGGGGGTCATGAGCGGACGGTAACGGCGCGAGCATGTACCTGTAAGGGCCGGTGGATGAACAACTGTCCGAGCGCCGGGGCCCGTCCATGCTGGCTCGGCCGCGAGACATGCCCGTGCGGCATGAGCCGGGCGGATGCCGTACGCCGGCCCGTGCGCCGGGGCCGGTCGCCCGGGCGGAAGACTCCGCAGGCCACCGGCGCGGCGGGGGCGCGGCGAGGGTCCGGGCGGGGCGGCTCCCGGGCGGACCGCACGTTCCGGCCGGGCGAAGCATCGTATTCCGTATGGCTGTTGACAGTGCGCGGCGCCCCCCGCACGATGCATCGCGGCGCCGGGGTGTTTGACCATGGTTCAAGCCCGCCGCACCGATCGGCCCGGCGTCCGGCACCGATGCGCGCGGGCCGCCGCACACCTCAATCGCTCTCCCCCGTTCTTCCGCCCCGTACTGCGCCATGTCACACAGCACTGGAAGAGGAGCGCCCGTGACCCGCACGCCCCCGCAGTCCGCCGCCAGCCGTGAACTCGTCGTCGCGGTCAGCCCGTTCGAGGAGCCGAACCCGCGGATCGTGACCGCTGCCGAACGGGCCGGGGCCCTCGGCCTGCTCGACCTCGGCCGGGACCCGGCCGCCGCGCGGCGCGCCTTCGCCGAGCTGGCCCGCCGACTCGGCGGAGGCGGCGGTGGAGGCGGAGGTGGAGGCGCCGGCAGCGGCCGGTACGGGGTGCGGGTGCCCGTCGGGTGCCCGACCGGGCCCGGGGAGCTGCCGCCCGGGGTGGACACCGTCCTGCTGGCCGATCCCGCCTCGCACACCCGGGAACAGGTGGCCGCCTGGGCCGCGGCGGCCGGCCGGCCCCGGGTCTGGGCCGAGGTCACCGCCCCGGCGGAGGCCGCCGCGGCGGTGGCGGCCGGGGCGGTCGCGCTCGTCGCCAAGGGGCACGAGGCCGGTGGCCGGGTGGGCGCGGCCACCACCTTCGTCCTCCTCCAGCAGCTCCTCGCCGGCTCCGGGCCCGGGGTGCCCGTACGGGCCTGTGGCGGGATCGGGCCGCACACGGCGGCCGCCGCTGTCGCGGGCGGGGCCGCCGGGGTGGTGCTCGACGCACAACTCGCCCTGACCACCGAGGGCGAGGAGGCCCTGCCCGCCGAAGTGGCGGCGGCGCTGCGGGCCATGGACGGCTCCGAGACCCGACTGCTCGACGGACACCGGGTGTTCGCCCGCCCCGACCTGACCGCCCCCGACGGGCCGGTGGCCGCCCTGCTGGGCGCCCGCGACCTGCGGGCGCAGCTGCTGCCCGTCGGCCAGGACGGGGCTTCGGCGGCCCGGCTGGCGGCCCGCCACCGCACCATCGGCGGGGTGGTCCAGGCCGTGCGGGCGGCCGTCACCGGGCATCTGGAGGCCGCCGTACGGGCCCGGCCGCTGGAGCGCGCCCTCCCCGTCGCGCAGGGGCCGATGACCCGGGTGAGCGATCAGGCCGCCTTCGCCGAGGCGGTGGCCGCCGAGGGCGGGGTCCCCTACCTCGCGCTCGCGGTCATGGAGGGCCCGGACGTCCGCGCGCTCCTCGCCGAGAGCGCCGCACGGCTGGGCGAGCGCCCCTGGGGGGTGGGCCTGCTGGGCTTCGCCCCGGAAGAGCTGCGGCGGGAGCAGCTGGCGGCGGTGGCCGAAGCCCGACCGCCGTACGCGGTCATCGCCGGCGGCACCCCGGCGCAGGCGGCCCCGCTGGAGGCGGCCGGGATCCGGACCCATCTGCACGTGCCCTCGCCGGGGCTGCTGGAGCGGTATCTCGCCGAGGGGGCGCGGCGGTTCGTCTTCGAGGGGATGGAGTGCGGCGGGCACGTCGGGCCGCGCGCCTCCTTCCCGCTCTGGGAGGAGCAGATCGAGCGGCTGCTGTCCTGCCCCGAACCGGAGGCCCTGGACGTGCTGTTCGCGGGCGGCATCCACGACGAGCGCTCCGCCGCCATGGCGGTGGCGGCCGCCGCCCCGCTGGCCGAGCGGGGGGCCCGGATCGGCGTGCTGATGGGCACCGCGTACCTGTTCACCCGGGAGGCCGTGGCCTGCGGCGCGGTGCTCCCGGTCTTCCAGCGGGCGGCCGTGGAGTGCGCGGACACCGTGCTGCTGCACACCGCGCCCGGACACGCCACGCGCTGCGCGGCGACCCCGTACGCCGAGGCCTTCGAGGCCACGCGGCGGCGGCTCGAGCAGAGCGGCGCCGAGCCGCGCGAGGTGTGGGAGGAGCTGGAGCGGCTCAACCTGGGCCGGCTGCGGATCGCCAGCAAGGGCCTGCGCCGCAGTGCGGGCTCCGGGGACGCGGCCACCGGGGCGGTCCCCGCCGGAGCCAGTGGTGCGAGCAGCGCGAGCGGCGCCCTGGAGCCGGTCGGCGAGGAACAGCAGTACGCGGAGGGGCTGTTCATGCTCGGGCAGGCCGCCACCCTGCGCTCCGGGGCCACGACGGTCGCCGCGCTGCACGCGCAGGTCACCGAGGGGGCCACCCGGCTCCTGGAGCGGCGGGCCCGGGAACTGGCGGCGCCGTCCGGGCCGGCTGCGGGCGCGTCCGGCCCGCTGGACATCGCCATCGTCGGGATGGCCTGCGCCTACCCCGGCTCCCCCGACCTCGCCGGCTACTGGGCGCGGATCCTGGACGGCACCGACGCGGTGACCGAGGTGCCGGCCGAGCGCTGGGACCCGGCGCTCTACTACGACGCCGACCCGGCCCGGGCGGGCGAACGGACCCCCTCCCGCTGGGGCGGCTTCCTCGGCCCGGTGCCCTTCGACGCCCTGGCCCACGGCATCCCGCCCGCCTCGCTGGCCGGGATCGAACCGGTGCAGCTGCTCGCCCTGGAGATCTCCGCGCGGGCCCTCGGGGACGCCGGCTACGGCAGGGACCGGGACTTCGACCGCTCCCGGGCCTCGGTGGTCTTCGGAGCCGAGGCAGGTACCGAGCTGGCGGGCGCGTACGGGCTGCGCGCGCTGCTCCCCTCCTACCTGGGCGCGGTCCCGGCCGGCCTGGACGGACAACTGCCCCGGCTCACCGAGGACTCCTTTCCCGGAGTGCTCGCCAACGTCATCGCGGGCCGGGTCGCCAACCGGCTCGACCTGGGCGGCGCGAACTGCACGGTCGACGCGGCCTGCGCCTCCTCCCTCGCCGCCCTGGACCTGGCCTGCCGCCAACTGTGCGACGGGGACAGCGACATGGTGCTGTGCGGCGGCGCCGACGTGCACAACGGCATCAACGACTACCTGCTGTTCTCCTCGGTCCGCGCCCTGTCCCCCGGCGGCCGCTGCCGGCCCTTCGACGCGGCCGCCGACGGGATCGCGCTCGGCGAGGGCGTGGGCGTGCTCGTGCTCAAGCGGCTCGCGGACGCGGAGCGGGACGGCGACCGGGTGTACGCCGTGGTCAAGGCGGTCGGCGCAGCCAGCGACGGCCGCTCGCTGGGCCTGACCGCGCCCCGGCCGGAGGGCCAGCGCCGGGCGCTGGAGCGGGCCTACGCCCGGGCCGGGGTCAGCCCGGCCGAGGTGGGGCTGGTCGAGGCACACGGCACCGGCACGGTGGTCGGCGACAGCACCGAACTGTCCGTCCTGACCGAGCTGTTCACCGCGTCCGGCGCCGCCCCTGGCTCCTGTGCGCTGGGCTCGGTGAAGTCCCAGCTCGGGCACACCAAGTGCGCGGCCGGCCTGGCCGGGCTGATCAAGGCGGCCCGGGCGGTGCACGCGGGCGTGCGGCCGCCCACTCTGCACATCGACACGCCCAGTCCGGCCTGGCGGGAGGGGACCAGCCCGTTCTTCTTCGACACGCAGGCCCGGCCCTGGGCCCTGCCCCCGCGGCGGCGGATCGCCGGGGTGAGCGCCTTCGGCTTCGGCGGCACCAACTACCACGCCGTACTGGCCGGTTACGCCGGGTCCGACGAGCCCCGGCACGGGCTGGAGGAGTGGCCGGCCGAGCTGTTCTGCTTCCGCGGGGAGGACCGGCGGGCGGCGGGCCGGGCGATGGCGCGGCTCGCGGCCCGGCTGGAGGAGAACGACGCGGCCGGGCGGCCGTGGACCCTGCGCGACCTGGCGGCGGAGGCCGCCGCCTCGGGGCGGGGGCCGGTGCGGGTCGCGGTCGTGGCCGGCGACGCGGACGAGCTGGCCGTCCGGCTGGAGCGGGCCCGGGCCTTCACCGCGGGCGTGGGGGTCCACGTACGGGAGGACCGGGCGGATCCGGGCCGGGTGGCGTTCCTGTTCCCCGGGCAGGGCAGCCAGCGCCCGGGGATGCTGGGCGAGTTGTTCACGGCGTTCCCCGCGCTGCGCGGGCTGCTGGACGAGGCCCCGGGGGCGGTGGTCTCGGCGATGTTCCCGCCGGCGGCCTTCGGCGCCGGGGGGCGGGAGGCGCAGCGGGCGGCGGTGACCGACACCCGGGTGGCGCAGCCGGCCCTGGGGCTGGCGGGGGCGGCGGCGCACCTGCTGCTCGGTGAGCTCGGCGTACGGCCGGACTGTGTGGGCGGGCACTCGTACGGGGAGCTCACCGCGCTGTGGGCGGCCGGGGTGTACGACATGCCGAGCCTACTGCGGCTGAGCGCGCGCCGGGCCGGGGCGATCCTGGCCGCCGCCGGGGCGGATCCGGGGTCGATGGCGGCGGTGTCGGCGGCGCCGGAGGAGGTACGGGAGATAGCGGAGCGCGCCGGCTGCGTGGTGGCGAACCACAACGCGCCCCGGCAGTGCGTGATCTCCGGTCCGACGGGGGCGGTGTCCGGCGCGGTGGAGGCGCTCCGGGAGGCGGGGCTGAAGGCGGAGCCGATCCCGGTGGCCTGCGCCTTCCACAGCGGGGTGGTCGCGGGGGCGGCCGGGGCCCTGGCCGAGGAGCTGGCCGGTACGGCGGTGGCCGACGCCGCCGTGCCGGTCTGGTCGAACACCACGGCCGGGCCGTACCCGGCCGGTCCCGATGCCGTACGGGGCCTCCTGGCGCGGCAGGTGGCGGAGCCGGTCCGGTTCGTGGAGCAGGTGGAGGCCATGTACGCGGCCGGGGTCAGGACCTTCGTGGAGGCGGGGCCCGGGAGGGTCCTGTCGGGTCTGGTCGGCCGGATCCTCCAGGACCGGCCGCACACGGTGGTCCCGCTGGACGTGCGGGGCGAGCACGGACTGGTCCGGCTGGTCACGGCGCTGGCGGAACTGGCTGCGGCGGGCGTTCCGTTGGCGCCGGAGGCGCTGTTCCGGGGCCGGACCCGGCGGCTGCCCGAGCGGGCGCCGGTCCGCCCGGGCTGGCTGGTGGACGGGCACCTGGTGCGTACCGCCGACGGGCTCCCGGTCGCCGGGGGGCTGCGGCCGGCCCGGCGGGTGGCGCCGGCGGAGGCGGCGGAGGGCGGTGCGGTGGTGGCTGCGGCCTCCGGGGTGGGTGCGGCGGCCGGCGGCGCTGTGGCCGGCGGGGGCGCTGTGGCCGGCGGCGGCGCTGTGGCCGGCGGCGGCGCTGTGGCCGGCGGCGGCGCTGTGGCCGGCGGCGGCGCTGTGGCCGGCGACCGGCGCGAGGAGGCGGTGCTGGAGTACCTGCGCGGGACCCGGGAACTGGTCGAGGCGCAGCGGGACGT
This is a stretch of genomic DNA from Streptomyces sp. NBC_00091. It encodes these proteins:
- a CDS encoding type I polyketide synthase — translated: MTRTPPQSAASRELVVAVSPFEEPNPRIVTAAERAGALGLLDLGRDPAAARRAFAELARRLGGGGGGGGGGGAGSGRYGVRVPVGCPTGPGELPPGVDTVLLADPASHTREQVAAWAAAAGRPRVWAEVTAPAEAAAAVAAGAVALVAKGHEAGGRVGAATTFVLLQQLLAGSGPGVPVRACGGIGPHTAAAAVAGGAAGVVLDAQLALTTEGEEALPAEVAAALRAMDGSETRLLDGHRVFARPDLTAPDGPVAALLGARDLRAQLLPVGQDGASAARLAARHRTIGGVVQAVRAAVTGHLEAAVRARPLERALPVAQGPMTRVSDQAAFAEAVAAEGGVPYLALAVMEGPDVRALLAESAARLGERPWGVGLLGFAPEELRREQLAAVAEARPPYAVIAGGTPAQAAPLEAAGIRTHLHVPSPGLLERYLAEGARRFVFEGMECGGHVGPRASFPLWEEQIERLLSCPEPEALDVLFAGGIHDERSAAMAVAAAAPLAERGARIGVLMGTAYLFTREAVACGAVLPVFQRAAVECADTVLLHTAPGHATRCAATPYAEAFEATRRRLEQSGAEPREVWEELERLNLGRLRIASKGLRRSAGSGDAATGAVPAGASGASSASGALEPVGEEQQYAEGLFMLGQAATLRSGATTVAALHAQVTEGATRLLERRARELAAPSGPAAGASGPLDIAIVGMACAYPGSPDLAGYWARILDGTDAVTEVPAERWDPALYYDADPARAGERTPSRWGGFLGPVPFDALAHGIPPASLAGIEPVQLLALEISARALGDAGYGRDRDFDRSRASVVFGAEAGTELAGAYGLRALLPSYLGAVPAGLDGQLPRLTEDSFPGVLANVIAGRVANRLDLGGANCTVDAACASSLAALDLACRQLCDGDSDMVLCGGADVHNGINDYLLFSSVRALSPGGRCRPFDAAADGIALGEGVGVLVLKRLADAERDGDRVYAVVKAVGAASDGRSLGLTAPRPEGQRRALERAYARAGVSPAEVGLVEAHGTGTVVGDSTELSVLTELFTASGAAPGSCALGSVKSQLGHTKCAAGLAGLIKAARAVHAGVRPPTLHIDTPSPAWREGTSPFFFDTQARPWALPPRRRIAGVSAFGFGGTNYHAVLAGYAGSDEPRHGLEEWPAELFCFRGEDRRAAGRAMARLAARLEENDAAGRPWTLRDLAAEAAASGRGPVRVAVVAGDADELAVRLERARAFTAGVGVHVREDRADPGRVAFLFPGQGSQRPGMLGELFTAFPALRGLLDEAPGAVVSAMFPPAAFGAGGREAQRAAVTDTRVAQPALGLAGAAAHLLLGELGVRPDCVGGHSYGELTALWAAGVYDMPSLLRLSARRAGAILAAAGADPGSMAAVSAAPEEVREIAERAGCVVANHNAPRQCVISGPTGAVSGAVEALREAGLKAEPIPVACAFHSGVVAGAAGALAEELAGTAVADAAVPVWSNTTAGPYPAGPDAVRGLLARQVAEPVRFVEQVEAMYAAGVRTFVEAGPGRVLSGLVGRILQDRPHTVVPLDVRGEHGLVRLVTALAELAAAGVPLAPEALFRGRTRRLPERAPVRPGWLVDGHLVRTADGLPVAGGLRPARRVAPAEAAEGGAVVAAASGVGAAAGGAVAGGGAVAGGGAVAGGGAVAGGGAVAGGGAVAGDRREEAVLEYLRGTRELVEAQRDVLLGYLGAAAPALPRPGAEAPVPGVLPGAVNAPAPADGSGAWAPVAGAGRGGAAGPGAPRTAEEVMDAVLEIVHTRTGYPRDMLDPGLDLEADLSIDSIKRVEIIGALADRIGLPRDPGGSTESAVEELSRIKTLRGIVDWIVSRTADDSPEPDPDPAPDAGPAPAPVPVARLRVEVVPVAEAAGDPQALRGLRIGVVEDGQGLAAALGGALRARGADVRLLTETEAGFDGIVDLSALRAGAAEPVLPEAFPGLRRVLAGGVRRLLLVTEPGTAGAGLHGFARSAALEFPGSLVRAVEIHPKEDPEQSADRLLAELGCEESDGPASVGYAADGTRTVRRPVPAPLHAAGEAVPLGPGSVVLLTGGARGITARTALALARATGCHVELVGRTPEPPAGADAFGQAQDRVALRAALIASGLRTPAEIEAAASRILAEREVRAALAGLAGAAASVRYHCADVTDEEAVRAVVADVRARHGRLDGIVHGAGVLRDGLLREKDPADFAEVFTTKVAGARHLAAAAAEHGSCPPPRFLALFGSVAGVYGNRGQSDYAAANDALDSLAHTWAESFPGRVLSVDWGPWAAQAGGMVTPELERAYVRRGIPLIEPEAGTSAFLAELAHGNDVQVVLMAASQEVRGDE